In Priestia megaterium NBRC 15308 = ATCC 14581, the following proteins share a genomic window:
- a CDS encoding FUSC family protein yields MFILSYWFSRLVAADPGRKRFKTASKATISVITAVVIMLIVLKAAGSSQITAAILAGVIGLMGILVVNDETTKAKKVTTGLVALSSAVSLGIGSFLSRYGQAENVFLVLLVFLSFYLQKFGIRYFSLSMVAFMSFYFASILHVTFSQLPWLLAGVIVGACCAFIYNFVIFKDRPANVLRSSMKSFHIQVNLVLDLIIELIQKKQIEPAQIKQYNRNIKKLAEYARVASEELGNTDPHDIWPGVTAEQMRLYVFDTVMLLQTYSPAIRKLSELKAFNHFDIQQLLLKLVESIREAEVLNENPTHSLTDAAQHLQELRQKLSELEPQDKRYKDWLYLIRRIETISNHVIDEAYELQQAIVKQEKQPQKEVEEKEDEEDNDEEKGLKPSTKKSIQAVITAVATLIFGSFLSPSHQYWALLAGYLVLLGTETIGSTFVKAVQRSVGTLLGAAVGFVVASFVSPGILEITLLFICVFMAFYFFPITYSFMSFWITMMLAFMYDMLLGGISESLLLARVLDTVVGVGIGLAVSALVFPKKTRDKITDTSVEYVAALKEFVHTYLHRFTKQYAFANLADKGMELEKKLKQLHVDSDPIIKGFVGRSRLQQFLTVFTAINYYAKHLVASSTRNQAFYKEAEFHGVVKEVEEKVASNFTQLEKALRGERGTYVYTIEDVRQKIEQSLDYFDTSVQSRNLQHLQLLHNIYYVWKINQSVVHLAKELGAEEISSED; encoded by the coding sequence GTGTTTATTCTTTCATATTGGTTTAGCCGCTTAGTCGCTGCAGACCCTGGACGAAAAAGGTTCAAAACGGCTTCTAAAGCTACGATTAGCGTCATTACAGCGGTTGTTATTATGCTGATCGTATTAAAAGCAGCGGGGAGCTCACAAATTACCGCTGCTATTTTAGCAGGCGTAATTGGCCTGATGGGTATATTGGTTGTGAATGATGAAACAACAAAAGCAAAAAAAGTGACAACAGGCTTAGTAGCACTTTCTAGCGCCGTTTCTCTCGGAATTGGCTCGTTTTTATCACGATATGGACAGGCAGAAAATGTTTTTCTCGTTCTGCTAGTGTTTTTGTCCTTTTATTTACAGAAATTTGGTATTCGCTATTTCTCTCTGTCGATGGTAGCATTTATGTCGTTTTATTTTGCTTCTATTTTACACGTTACATTTTCTCAGCTGCCCTGGCTATTAGCTGGCGTTATAGTAGGAGCCTGCTGTGCATTTATCTATAATTTTGTCATCTTTAAAGACCGACCTGCCAACGTGCTGAGATCTTCAATGAAATCGTTTCATATTCAAGTGAATTTGGTACTTGATTTAATTATTGAGTTAATTCAAAAGAAACAGATTGAACCTGCTCAAATTAAACAATACAACCGCAATATTAAAAAATTAGCGGAGTATGCACGTGTAGCATCAGAAGAGCTTGGCAATACAGATCCTCACGACATATGGCCTGGCGTCACAGCTGAACAAATGCGCCTTTATGTATTTGATACAGTTATGCTGCTTCAGACATATTCCCCGGCAATTCGAAAACTCAGTGAATTAAAGGCATTTAATCATTTTGATATTCAGCAGCTGCTGTTAAAGCTAGTGGAATCGATTCGCGAAGCAGAGGTATTAAATGAAAATCCTACTCATTCACTAACAGATGCAGCTCAGCATCTGCAAGAGCTGCGCCAAAAATTAAGTGAACTCGAACCTCAAGACAAAAGGTATAAAGATTGGCTTTACTTAATACGCCGTATCGAAACGATATCAAATCACGTGATTGATGAAGCCTATGAGCTGCAGCAAGCAATTGTGAAGCAAGAAAAACAGCCTCAAAAAGAAGTGGAAGAAAAAGAAGACGAAGAGGATAATGATGAAGAAAAAGGATTAAAACCCTCTACGAAAAAGTCTATTCAAGCGGTCATCACTGCTGTTGCGACATTAATATTTGGCTCTTTTTTATCTCCATCGCACCAATATTGGGCGCTGTTAGCAGGATATTTAGTGCTTCTTGGTACAGAAACGATAGGAAGTACGTTTGTAAAAGCTGTACAGCGAAGTGTAGGCACGCTTTTAGGAGCGGCTGTGGGCTTTGTTGTCGCAAGCTTTGTTTCACCAGGAATACTTGAAATAACGCTGCTTTTTATCTGCGTGTTTATGGCTTTTTATTTCTTTCCCATTACGTACTCGTTTATGAGCTTTTGGATTACAATGATGCTGGCCTTTATGTATGACATGCTTCTTGGAGGAATTTCAGAGAGCTTATTACTGGCTCGCGTATTAGATACAGTCGTAGGAGTTGGAATTGGCTTAGCCGTATCAGCTCTTGTGTTTCCTAAAAAAACAAGAGATAAAATAACCGACACATCAGTAGAATACGTAGCAGCTTTAAAAGAATTTGTTCACACCTATTTACATCGTTTTACGAAGCAGTATGCATTTGCCAATTTAGCTGATAAAGGAATGGAATTAGAAAAAAAGCTAAAACAGCTTCATGTCGATTCAGATCCTATTATTAAAGGTTTCGTTGGCCGTTCACGTCTTCAGCAATTTTTGACTGTTTTTACCGCCATTAATTATTACGCCAAGCATTTGGTAGCTTCTTCTACTAGAAACCAGGCTTTTTATAAGGAAGCAGAATTTCACGGCGTAGTCAAGGAAGTGGAAGAGAAAGTAGCAAGCAATTTCACTCAGCTTGAAAAAGCGCTGCGAGGAGAAAGAGGAACGTATGTATACACGATTGAAGATGTAAGACAAAAAATTGAACAATCTTTAGATTATTTTGATACGTCCGTTCAATCAAGAAACTTACAGCATCTGCAGCTGCTGCATAACATTTATTACGTATGGAAAATCAATCAATCGGTTGTTCACTTAGCCAAAGAGCTAGGAGCAGAAGAAATAAGTAGTGAAGACTAA
- a CDS encoding DUF3231 family protein, which translates to MINVIETLIDYIKNSSTDDPPPRPHIGETMGCWLYFTALAEEIPALETCLNTTTNSELLKLVQDSKNLAESQIDTLKKLMIKEGIPLPEIPATKPKSDPNSIPLGAKATDSEIANLISVKIASNIVMCSTNMGQSIRTDIGLMWLKFHTEKIILGSKVKILMQQKGWLKIPPYYYPPGAPHNSN; encoded by the coding sequence ATGATTAACGTCATTGAGACACTAATTGATTATATAAAGAACTCTTCTACAGATGATCCTCCCCCTCGCCCACATATTGGTGAGACTATGGGTTGCTGGCTTTATTTCACTGCTTTAGCGGAAGAAATACCTGCCTTAGAAACCTGTCTTAATACAACAACGAACAGTGAACTGCTTAAGCTTGTTCAAGACTCAAAAAACCTGGCTGAATCTCAGATTGATACACTCAAAAAATTAATGATTAAAGAAGGAATTCCCCTTCCTGAAATACCGGCTACTAAACCGAAATCTGACCCTAACAGTATTCCATTAGGAGCGAAAGCCACGGATTCTGAAATCGCTAACTTAATATCTGTAAAAATTGCCTCTAATATCGTCATGTGCAGCACGAATATGGGACAGTCTATTAGAACCGATATTGGATTAATGTGGTTGAAATTCCACACTGAAAAAATCATATTAGGATCAAAAGTAAAAATTCTAATGCAGCAAAAAGGATGGCTCAAAATTCCTCCTTATTATTATCCACCTGGAGCCCCTCATAACTCTAATTGA